From the genome of Gryllotalpicola protaetiae:
TCGTCGTGCCGGGGCTCTACGGCTACGTGTCGGCGACGAAGTGGGTCGTCGACCTCAAGGTCACGCGTTTCGCCGACTACCAGGGGTACTGGGTGACGCAGGGCTGGGCCGAGAAGGCGCCCGTGAAGCAGTCGTCGCGCATCGACGTGCCGCGCCCCGGCGTGCGACTGGGGGCCGGACAGCAGTGGATCGCGGGCGTCGCGTGGGAGCAGCACGTCGGCATCTCGAAGGTCGAGGTGCAGGTCGACGACGGCCCGTGGAACGAGGCCGAGTTGGCCGCCGCGGTGAACGTCGACACCTGGGTGCAGTGGCGCTGGTCATGGCACGCGACCCCGGGCGACCACCAGCTGCGCGTGCGCGCCACCAACGCCGACGGCGTGCAGCAGACCTCCGGCGTCTCCGACGTACTGCCCGACGGGGCGACCGGATGGCACACGGTCGAGGTCAGCGTCGCGTGACGAGCGCCTGCACTCGCGGCAAATAGTTAGCAAGCGGCAACTAACGGGGTAGCCTGTTCAGGTGACCCAGACAGCGCGCGCCGAGGCATCCGCCGCGCCCTCGCCGGCTCGTGCGGACGATGAGCCGCTGCCTCGCCGCGGCCTGGTGTTCGCGATCGTGTCGATCGGGCTGTTCATGGTGTCGGTCGACGGCACCGTCGTCGCGACCGCGCTCAGTTCCCTGCAGCGCGAGCTGCACGCAGGTGTGCAGTGGGGCGCGTGGACCATCACGATCTACTCGCTCGGCCAGGTGCTCGTCATGCCGCTCGCCGGGAAGATCAGCGACATGTATGGCCGCAAGCGGGTGTTCCTCGCCGCCGTGGTGCTGTTCACCGCGACCTCGCTCCTGTGCGGGCTGGCTCAGAACATCCAGATGCTCGTGGCGCTGCGGGCCGTGCAGGCGCTCGGCGGCGGGTCCATCATGCCCGCCGCGAGCGGCATCGTCTCCGACCATTTCGGCCGCAACCGCGATCGCGCGCTCGGCATGTTCACGAGCATCTTCCCGATCGGCGGCGTCGTCGGGCCGATCCTTGGCGGCATCTTCGTGACCTACTGGTCATGGCGCGGCATCTTCCTCGTCAACGTGCCCATCGGCATCGCGCTCGTGCTGCTCGGTGCGGCCTTCTTCCCGGCGACACAGGGGCACCGCGGCGGCCGGCTCGACTTCGTCGGCACCCTGACCATGGCCGCCACGATCCTCTCGGCGATGATCGGCATCGCCGTGCTCGGCGACGGGGTGGCCTGGC
Proteins encoded in this window:
- a CDS encoding MFS transporter, whose translation is MTQTARAEASAAPSPARADDEPLPRRGLVFAIVSIGLFMVSVDGTVVATALSSLQRELHAGVQWGAWTITIYSLGQVLVMPLAGKISDMYGRKRVFLAAVVLFTATSLLCGLAQNIQMLVALRAVQALGGGSIMPAASGIVSDHFGRNRDRALGMFTSIFPIGGVVGPILGGIFVTYWSWRGIFLVNVPIGIALVLLGAAFFPATQGHRGGRLDFVGTLTMAATILSAMIGIAVLGDGVAWHSPGVLVPEALAVVFGWLFVRHTRRAPAPFISLHLLVGRGFGVMNVINFLYGAAAIGFGALVPLYAQERFGISALASGTLLTARAVGMICIAGIAVFALRRTGYRLPMIVGFLLVSGGLVMMFLPPAGLSAYVWLSISAAITGLGMGLAVPAANNATLQFAKGQIAGVSGLRGMFRQAGSIIAVSVVTAVIAQASDPGMSLGVSFLVLAATLVAIVPAVFLVPEHRGSW